The DNA region GGTATTTGGTTGCGGGGCGATACAGTCACGAGGGTGATCTTCAAGCGTGTCGGCGATTCTCGCCCCTACCCTGACCATGGTCTGACGACCAAGGGGTGGGCCGCGCTGCCTCCTCGGACGGTCCGCCTCGACGAGCTGGTGACCACCAAGGACACCCTCCAGCTGGTGGCTCTGCTCAACGAGGACTCGACGTTCTTCGGCGACCTCTTCGCCCATGTCGTGGAGTGGAACGGCGAGCTCTACCTCGAGGACGGGCTCCACCGGGCGCTCCGCGCGGCGCTCCAGCAGCGCAACGTGCTCCACGCCCGCGTGCACACGCTCGGCTAGAGATGCTGAGCGGTTAGGCTCGGCGTCATGCTCGACTCGGCCCTCACGGGACTTCGTACGTTCATCATCCTCGCCGTCCTCGCGGCTGCGGTCGCTCTGGCCGGTGCCTGGGGATGGAAGGCGATGACCGCACCCTTCCCGCAGAAGGTGGACGTCGGGCCGTGCGTGGACACGTCGGTCAAGAAGGGCTCGGAGGTCTACCCCTCGCAGGTGGTCGTGACCGTGCTCAACGCGAGCACGCGGGCCGGGCTCGCCACCCGGGCGATGACGGACCTCGTCGACGAGGGCTTCGTCAAGGGTCGGACCGGCAACGCGCCCAGCGGCACCCGGCTGAAGACCGTCGAGGTGTGGACGCCCGACAAGGACGCGCCCTCCGCCGCGCTGGTCGCGAGCTGGCTCGGCGACGCGAAGATCGTCGAGAAGAAGTACGACGTCCCCGGCATCGTGGTCGTCACCGGCGAGAACTTCCCGGAGGTCACCGGCGGCGACAAGACGGTCACCGCCAAGGCGGACGCCACGATCTGCAGTCCTCCGGTCGAGTAACCCTCAGCGCAGCCAGCCGGCGAGGCGGCCCTTCCGGCTGACCAGCTCGAGGCGCCGCTCGGCCTGCTCACGCTGGTGGCGGGGCACGACGACGAGGACCACGTCGCGGGCACGGAGCACCGTGGTGCTCTCCGGCACCAGGGTCTGTCCGCCGCGGATCAGCAGCGACACCGACGACCCCGAGGGCAGCCGGAGCTCGCCGACCTCGACACCGTGGAGGCGCGACTCGCGCGGGATCCGGAGCTGGATCAGGTCGGCCGCGATCTGCTCCAGCGGCGCGACGTCGAGATCGAGCGATCGGGGGTCGTCGGGCCGGGCGACGGCGAGCACCCGCGCGACCCAGGGCAGCGTCGGCCCGGTCAGCAGCGTGTAGACGACGACCATCACGAAGACCAGGTCGAAGAGCTCCTCGGCACCGTCGACGCCCTCGGCCAGGGGGATCGTCGTCAGCACGACCGGCACCGCCCCTCGCAGCCCGGCCCAGGAGACGAACACCGTCTCGCGCCACGACATCCGGGAGACCAGCGTGCTGACCAGCACGGACGCGGGCCGGGCGAGGAACGTCAGGATCAGCCCGGCGGCGAGCGCGAGGCCGATGGTCTGGAGGTCGATACGTCCCGGGGAGAGCAGCAGCCCGAGCATCACGAAGAGCCCGATCTGCGCCAGCCAGGCCACGCCCTCGGCGAAGGACCTGGTGGCGCCGCGGTGGGGCAGATCGGTGTTGCCGAGCACGAGCGCGGCCACGTAGATCGCCGCGAACCCGGATCCGTGCAGCCAGGACGACCCGCCGTAGGCGAGGAACGCCAGCGTCAGCACGGCCAGCGGGTAGAGACCGGCGGAGGGCAGCGCGGCCCTGCGCATCAGCCACGCACCACCGAAGCCGACGAGCAGGCCGATCACGATGCCCAGCAGCAGCTCGCCGATCACGATCCCGGCCACGACGACCGGATGGTTCTCCCCGATCGCACCGCTGGCGATCAGCGTCACGATCACCACGGTCGGGGCGTCGTTGAGCCCCGACTCGGACTCGAGCACACCGGTCAGCCGCTTGGGCAGCGGCACGACCCGCAGCACCGAGAACACCGCGGCCGCGTCGGTCGGCGACGTCACCGCCCCCAGCAGGAACGCCAGCTGCCAGGAGAGCCCGAGCAGGTAGTGCGCCCCCACGGCGACGATCCCGATCGAGACCACCACCCCGACCGTGGCCAGCATCAGGCCGAGACCGAAGGAGGGACGTACGTCCTTCCACGAGGTCGTCAGACCACCTTCGGCCAGAATCAGCGCCAGCGCGCCGAAGCCGATCGCGTGCGCCACCGCAGCGTCGTCGAAGCGGATCCCGAGCACCGACTCCCCGAGCAGGACCCCCATCAGCAGGTAGATCAGCAGCGACGGCAGGCCCGCCTTCGTCGAGACCCGCACCGCCAGGATCGCCAGGAGCGTGACCAGGGAGCCGATCAGCACGAACATGTCGAGCTGATGGACATCGAAGCTCATCTGCGTCGGGCCCCCCTCCGACCTCTGGAACTGCATCTTAGGGCGTGTCCGAGAATTGCCCGGCGGCATGCGCCGCCATGGCACGCGCTGGCCGGCGTTGCCGCTCCTCGAAAGACCCCGGTATGCCTTCGGAGCGGCGCCTTGGCCAGCACGCACCCTGACGACGCATGCCATCCGGGCCATTCTCAGCCACGCCCTAATGTTTGCCCCTATGGACCGCCTGACTGTTGCCCAACGCGCGAACGTGCCTCCTTTTCACGTGATGGACATGCTCGAGCGCGCGGCGCAGAGGCAGCGGACGTACGCCGACCTCATCTCGCTCACCTCGGGGCAGCCGTCCACCGGAGCACCCCAGGCGGTCACCGCCGAGGCGGTGCGGCTGCTGCAGAGCGGTGACCCGCTGGGCTATACGCCGGCGACCGGCATCCTGGAGCTGCGCCAGGCGATCGCGGGGCATCACCGGGCCTGGCACGGAATCGAGGTCTCCCCGGAGGACGTGATCGTCACGACCGGCGCCAGCGGCGGGTTCCTGGCCAGCTTCCTGGCCGCGTTCGACGTCGGCGACAAGGTGGCGATGGCCCGGCCGTCCTACCCCTGCTACCGCAACGTGCTCGCGGCCCTCGGGTGCGAGGTCGTGGAGATCCCGACGGGTGCGGCCGAGCGGTTCCAGCCGACCGTCGAGCAGGTGCAGGAGCTGCACGAGCGCGTCGGGCTGAAGGGCCTGGTCGTGGCCAGCCCGGCCAACCCGACCGGCACGATGCTGCGCCCCGAGGAGCTGGCCGGGCTGGCACGCTGCTGCGAGGAGGCCGGGATCCAGCTGATCTCCGACGAGATCTACCACGGGCTGACCTACGGTGGGGACGGCAGCCGTGGCCGCAGCGCCTGGGAGACCTCGCGCGACGCCGTCGTGTTCGGCTCGTTCTCCAAGTACTTCTCGATGACCGGCTGGCGCATCGGCTGGCTGCTCGCCCCGGCCCATCTACGGCGCGCGATCGACGTCCTGGTCGGCAACTTCACCATCTGCCCGCCGGCGCTCGCCCAGCACGCCGCCGTGGCCGCGTTCACCCCGGACGCCTACGCCGAGCTCGACAGCCACGTAACCCGCTACGCGACCAACCGCAGCGTGCTCCTCGACGGCCTGCGCTCCCTCGGGGTCACCGAGATGGCCCCCGCCGACGGCGCGTTCTACGTCTACGCCGACGTCAGCCGCTGGACCGACGACACCATGGCCTGGTGCCATCAGGTCCTCGACCGCACCGGTGTCGCGATGGCCCCGGGGATCGACTTCGATCCCGTCGACGGCCATCGCTTCGTACGTCTCTCCTTCGCCGGCTCCGCCGCCGAGATCGAGCAGGGCCTCGACCGCCTCTCCACCGTCCTTCGCTAGGGCGTCGCGGGCGGTTTTGAGAAAGTTCAGGATTTTACGTTTAGAACTCGCACAGCGGGGTAGGACCATCTCAGAGAACTGTCTGAGGAGGGATATGTACGGCGACAGCGACGTGATCCGCCGTCGGGTGAACCGTCTGCGTGAGCAGGCGGACGACATCCGCGCGAGTGCCGACAAGCTGGTGAGCCAGGCCGAGGCCGTGCCGTGGCACGGTCGTGCGGCCGAGTCCCTCCGCGGGCGGATGAAGGAGCGTGCCACCGCGCTGCGCATCGCCGCCGAGCAGCACGATCGGGCGGCCGACAGCCTGGCCAAGCACCTCAAGCAGGTCGACCTGCTCAAGGAACAGATCGCCGAGGCCGAGACGCGCGCGGAGACGCTGATCACCGACGGCAAGCTCAACGGATTCGAGGCCCCTGAGCCGGGCCACAAGGACTGGCTGGAGGTCACCGTTCGATGACCACGATCGACCTGGGACCCGCTCCGGCGGCACCGACCGAGCCGTGGGCAGGCGTGCCCCGGCGGGTCGGCCTGACCCTTCCCGAGCTCACCCACGCCTGCGAGACCATCGGGGCGCCGCTCCCCTTCGAGGTCGCGACGCACCGCGAGGAGGGGCTCGACGCCCGGCTAGGGCGTACGCGCTCGGCGGCCGAGGCCGAGGCCCTGGACCGCGCGCTCGCCGGCTTCGGCGAGGGCAGCACCTCGCTGCAGCGACGCGACCTCCTCGACGCCGACGGCACCCTCGACTCCGGGATCGCCGGTGCCCTCGGGCTCCTGGCGACCCCCGAGGTGGTCATCGACCTCGACGTCGTCGTCGACGGTCTGCACGGCCGTGCCTGGCACCGGCAGAAGGGCGACGCAGCCGCCTCGCTCGCCACCGTGGACGGGCTCGTCTTCGAGCTGTCCTGGTATCCCTCCGCGGCCTGGGTGGCCGAGCTCGGCCGCACCGCCACGCTGCCGGGCGACACCGCCCGGCTGACCTCCGCGGTGCCCGACAAGCTCGAGGTCCCGTTCGCGACGGCCGATGCCGTCTTCGAGGCGCTGCGCACCGGGCGCGGCGACCTGGTGCCCGTGCTGACCGGGGGCGACGTCGTCGTCTCGGCCGCCCTCGAGGCCCTGTCCACCGAGACCCACGGCCGGCTGCGCGCGGTCGTGGCGACGACCGCCGACCCGGAGCACCCGCTGATCGGCACCGTCTCCTGGACGCTGGTCAACGACGGTTGGCGTTCGATGCGTACGGTGTCGCTCGACGGTGAGCTGACGCTGCTGATCACCAGCGTCGAGCCGTCCGAGCTCGCCGCAGACCTTGCCCCTGTTCTCGCGGAGGTGGCCCGATGAACGAGGCCGGAAACAACGCAGCCAACGCTCCGGTCGACCGCCTGGGCCCGGTCCCGGGCGGCGCCGCCGACCCGGCACCGCCGCCGGCGGGGCCGGAGGACAAGTACGCGCAGATCCTCGGTCTGGCGAGCTCGATCGGCGACGCCGGCGCGCAGCTGCGCGAGTGGGCCGAGCTCGGTGCGGAGATCCTTGCCGACGACGACGTCACCGACTCGGCCGAGCTCTCCGCGAAGACCTGGGAGCCGGCCGAGGACGAGATCCGTGCCGCCGTCTCCGAGAAGGGTGGTGTCCTCGGCCTCGGGCAGGCGCTCGACGCCGACGCCGTCTCGGTGCGCGCGACGGTGCAGACCTATCGCTGGATCGACGAGCTCCAGGCAGCGGCCCGCCGCTCGTTGGGCGCGATCGCGGCCAACGCGCTCGACTACCTCGCACCCGAGGTCGAGCTCGGCGGGTCGCTGCTGTCCGCCGGACTCATCGAGACCGACGCGCTGGACCGTGAGGGCGTCACCGCCTACCTCGGCGAGCTCGCCCAGGGCCACCCCGAGCTGATGGACCACATCGCCACCGGCGGCGGGCTGCTCGAGTCGCTCGAGCTGCGCTCGCTGCTCACCGCCGACTTCCCGCGCGGCGACGACGCCGCGGCTGCCACCGCGGGCGCCCGGCGCGCCGCTGGCATCGACGCGTTCACGACCGACGCCGGTCACGCGCTGCGCGACGTCGGTGGGGCGCTGGCCACCACCGCCGAGGAGACAAAGGTCGGCGATGTCACCGCAGGCACCCCGGCGACCATCGAGGAGCTGATCCGCACCCTCGAGGCCACCGAGTCCGGTGTCGCGGTCCAGCAGACGGCACCCGGTCGCTACATCGCCTACCTCCCGGGTCCGTACGCCGGCAGCCGACGGCTGCGGCTCGTCTCCGGCGACCTCTCCGACTACATCGCCACCGCGTCGCGGACCATCGAGAAGACGGTCGAGGCTGGCTCGCACGTGATGCTCGTCGGCGCAGCGGCAGGGGGAACCGCGGCGGCCGCGATCGCGGCGTCAGCCGGGGCTGCGTACGTCGTGGACCAGGTGGTCACCGTCGGTGCTCCGGGCGCGGCAGCGCCGAGGGTCCCGGAGTCCACCCGGGTGCTGTCGCTGGAGGACCGCTCCGACCCGGTCGCGCTTCTCGGCGGGCTCATCAACGCGGGTGTCGGACACCGGTTCACGGTCGTCTACGACGGCACCGCCGCGGAGGAGAGCCACTACATCGCGGGCGGCCGGGCGGCCGACAACGCCAGCCACGACGAGCTGCGCGAGGAGATCGGGCGGATCCGCGGTCTGGGATATCTCGGTTAGCCGCCGCGGGGTTGCCTCGGGGATCTGAATCGATACGGTGTAGTTCGCCCCCTGCACCATCCCTGGCCAACCGGCGACCGTCACCGGCTGGTCGATTGCGGCGGGCACTCTGACGCCTACCGGATCGGTCCCTGTGAAGTCCATCGTCATCCACGCCGGCCTCCCCAAAACGGGCACCTCCGCGGTCCAGGCTTTCTTCAGCACCCATGCGGACGAGCTCGCGCGGGCCGGCATCTTCTACCCCCAGCACAGCGTCGACACCAACGGCATCAGCGCCGGCAACGCCGGGTCGCTCATGGAGCGCTCCGGGCATCTCTTCGTGGCCTCGCCCCGGGAGGTCGCCCGGACGCTCGGGGAGTTCGAGGCCAGCGGCTGCCACACGCTGCTGCTCTCCTCCGAGGCGTTCCTCCCCGAGCTCCCCGGGATCGCCGAGCTGCTGCCACCGGAGGCGCGGTTCGTCCTGTACGTCCGCGATCCCCTCGCGTTCCTCGAGTCCGACTACAACCAGCGGGTCAAGCGGCTCGCGCACGTCGATCCGTTCGAGCCGTCGCCGGGTGCGTACGGCGGGTGGCTGGGGCACGAGCACCTCTACCACGCGCTCGACTCCGAGACGGTGCGCTCCCGGCTCGTGCTCCGGCCCTACCTGCCGGAGCTCTTCGTCGGCGACAACCTGCTCACCGACCTGCTCGACACGGCCGGGATCGGCACGGCGGGGCTCGGCGACCTGTCCCTGCGGAAGGTCAACCTCTCCTACTCGCTGCACGCTCTCGAGATCAAGCGCGCGCTCAACGTCCTCCCGCTCGGGCCGCAGCTCCAGGAGCGCCTCGACATCCACCTCCAGTCCTGCCCCCTCGGGCCGACGACCTACACCCTGATCCCTCCCGCCGACCACGAACGGCTCCGGAAGGCCGCCGACGACGAGCTGCACGCGCTCGCGCTGCGCTACGACATCGACTCCCTCGAGCCCATGCGGGAGCTGTTGCGGGCCAAGCCGCAGAAGCCGTACCACCCGCAACAGCTCACCGACGACGAGGTCGACGCCGTCGTACGCCACATCGCCGGCGTCGGCAAGCGGCTCACCCGCCGCATCGCCCAGACCCTCGCGGAGCACCCCGAGATCGAGCTCGTCTACCCCTCCCTGCGCGACTCGTTCGCCGCCGCTGCCGCCGAGCTGGGAGATGAACCCGTGGCCACCGCGCGGCGGCGTTGGTGGCGGAGGCGCGGCTAGCCGCAGGGATACCCGGTTGACCGGGTATCCCTGCGAAGTCAGGCCAGATCGGCAACCACGATGGTGTGGTTGTCCGGCTCCCCTGCGGCGACCACAGCCGCGGCGACCGCGTCGGCGATCTCCTGCGGACCGGCCTCGGCGGTGATCAGCGCGGCCAAGTCGTCCACGTAGGAGTGGACGCCGTCGGTGCTCAGCACGAGTCGGTCGCCGGGCAGCAGGTCGAGCGTGATCTCGTCGGCGACGACCCCGGGCACGAGGGCGCGGTTGAGCAGTGCCCGGTGCTCGTGGGAGCGGGCCTCGTCGAGGGTCAGCTGGCCCGCCTCGACCATGGCGGCGACCACGGTGTGGTCATGGGTGACCTGACGTACGTCCCCGTCGCGTACGAGGTAGACCCTCGCGTCGCCGATGTGGGTGATCCGCGCGACCGAGCCGTGCAGGTCGATCGCGGTCAGGGTGGTGCCCGACTTCGGCACCTCGGCGAAGACCTCCTGGATCGCCGAGGTCAGCCCGCCCGCGGCGTACGCGGTCAGGACCGCCCCCGCGAGGTCATCACGATCCCCGAAACCGTCGGCGACGGCGATCAGCTCGGGGGTCACCAGGATGGCGTCCTGCTGGGTGGCGCGGCCACCCTGCTCGTGGCTGACGCCGAACTCCGCGTGCAGTCTTTCGGTGGTGGTTGTCATCGGTCGTGCCTCGTTCCTCATCGCGTGGACGAGGATGGAGACCATGGTGCGACGCGTGGCTGTGTCGGCCTCGACTTGCCGCCAGTACCTCTCGACCTCCGCCGCCGCGGCGGCGGCCGGCATGTCGAGGATCTCCCGGATCCGGGCCAGCGGCATCCCGACCAGGCGCAGCGTTGCCACCAGCCGGGCGAGTCCTACCTGGTCAGACGTGTAGCGACGGTAGCCCGAGTGGGGATCCACCTCCGCAGGCGGCAGCAGACCCAGGTCGTCGTACAACCTCAGTGCCTTCGGCGTCAGCCCGGTCGCCCGGGCGAAGTCGCCGATGTTCACAAGCCCCTTCAGGCCGCTCATGCTCACCATCCTCCCCGGTGAAGGTCACCGGTGTCAGCAGATTGGCGTCTGACCCTGGGGCAAGCTCAAGCCCCGGTCTGCTCGGCCCACTTCTCGAGCAGCCGGGCGAGCGAGCGGCGCTCGGTCGCGGTGAAGACGGCGAGCAGGCGGTGCTCGTTGGCGATGTGGTCGGTGAAGGCCGCGTCGATCAGCTCGCGTCCGCTCTCGGTCAGCGTGATCCGGCGCCCGCGACCGTCCTCGTCACGACGGCCCCGGCTGACCCAGCCCTGGGCCAGGCAGCGGTCGACCCGCTTGGTGACCGCGCCCGAGGAGACCATCGTCTGCTCGCCGAGCTCCTTCGGAGTCAGGGCGTACGGAGCGCCCTGCCGTCTCAGCGTCGCGAGCACGTCGAACTCCCCCTCACCCAGTCCGTGCTGGGCGTAGACCTGGACGAGCTCGTCGGTGAGTCGCAGCGCGAGGCGGTGCAGCCGGGCGATGACGGCCTGCGGGGTGATGTCGAGATCGGGGCGCTCGCGCTCCCACTGCGCCATCACGGTTGAGACATGGTCTGCCATGACTCTGGAATATATCTGACGCGGAAGATATTATCTCTTCCATGGAAAGTAGATTGGTCACCCTCGCACTGACCGCGATCGCCCCCGTGGCTTGGGGATCGGGCTACTTCGTCACGGCCACGTTCCTGCCGCCGGACCGCCCGTTGTTCGGTGCCGTGGTCCGGGCGCTCCCCTTCGGGCTGCTGCTCCTCGCGCTCCGGCCGGGCCTGGTCCACGGCTCCTGGTGGTGGCGCACGACAGCGCTCGGGCTGCTCAACTTCGCGGCGTTCTTCGCCCTCGTCTTCGTCGCCGCCTACCGGCTCCCCGGCGGCCTCGCCGCGACCCTGACCGCGGTCTCGCCGATCGTGGTGATGCTGCTGGCCTGGGCCTTCGCCGGGGAGCGACCACGCGCCGGGTCGCTCGCAGCCGGCGTCGTCGGCGCCGTCGGCGTGGCCCTGCTGGTGCTCCGCGGCGGCGCGAGCCTCGACCTGGTCGGCGTCCTGGCGGCCTTCGCCTCGGTGGCCGTGTTCTCCACCGGATTCATCCTGGTCAAGGTCTGGCAGCCGCCGGTCGGACTGCTCACGTTCACCGCCTGGCAGCTCGTCCTGGGCGGACTCGTGCTCGCCCCGGTGGCCCTCCTCGTCGAAGGCCCACCACCCACGCTCGACCTCCCGGCGGTCGGGGGCTACGCCTATATCGGCATCGTCGGCACGGTCGTCGCGTACGCGGTCTGGTTCCGCGGCGCCCGCCGGCTGCCCGCGGCCGCGGTGTCGCTGGTCGGTCTGCTCAACCCGGTCGCCGGCATCCTCATCGGCCTCGTCCTCGCGGGCGAGCACCTCACCCCGGTGAGCGCCCTCGGGATGGCGCTGGTGCTCGGTGGCGTACTGCTCGGACAGCCCGCCGTGCTCGACCGGATCCGGGCGCGACGTACCCCTCGACCGGGTCCGTGTGCGGACGTTGGAGTCGCCGGATAAGTTCACCTCCATGAAAATGCGTGCGCGTGCGCTCGAGCTCCTCGTCTTCACCGTCGGTGCCGGCACCCTGGGATCGGAGATGGCCGCGGCTCGCCTGCTCGCTCCGTGGTTCGGTGACTCGACGATCGTGTGGGCCAACACGATCGCGACGGTGCTGGTGGCGCTGGCGATCGGCTACTCCGTCGGCGGCCGGATCGCCGACCGGAACCCGCACCCCTCGGGCCTCGCCAAGATCGTGCTCGTCGCCGCCGCCCTCCTGGCCGCGGTGCCGTTCATCGCCGACCCGTTCCTCCCGCTCGCGGTCAAGGCGGTCGACCAGCTCAGCATCGCCACCTTCGCCGGCTCGCTGGTCGGGGTCGGCGTCCTGCTCGCGATCCCGCTGTTCCTGCTCGGCATCGTCAGCCCCTACGCGGTCCGCCTGAGCGTCGAGGCCGTCGAGGACGCCGGCCACGCGGCCGGGCGCCTCTACGCGATCTCGACGGTCGGCTCGCTGGTCGGCACCTTCGCCGCCTCGCTGTTCCTCATCCCGGTCGTCGGGACGCGGCGTACGTTCCTGATCTTCGCTCTCTGCATGGCGGTCTGCGCGATCCCGCACCTGGTCAAGCGCCGTCTGCCGGCCGCCGTCGTCCCGGTCGCGATCCTCGCCCTGATCGCGTTCCCGACCGGGTCGATCAAGACGCTGACCAGCAACGGCGGCGAGGTGATCTGGGAGAAGGAGACGGAGTACCAGTACGCCCGCGTGGTCGAGTACGACGACGGCACCCGCTACCTCGAGCTCAACGAGGGCCACGCGGTGCACTCGGTCTACACCGAGGGCGAGTGGCTCACCGGCGCCTACTGGGACGAGATGCTCTCGCTGTCGTACGCCGGTGCGGAGGCGCCGAAGTCGGTGGCGATCCTGGGCTCGGCCGCCGGGACGACCGCGCGCCAGTTCGGCCACTTCGCGCCCGAGACCCGGGTCGACGCCGTCGAGATCGACGAGGACGTCACCAAGGTCGGCCAGGAGCTCTTCGACCTCCAGGACCAGCCGAACCTCCACCTCCACACCGCCGACGCCCGCCCGTGGCTGCAGAAGCAGACCCGGAAGTACGACGCGATCATGGTCGACGCCTACCACCAGCCCTACATCCCCTTCTACCTGACGACGAAGGAGTTCTTCGCGCTGGCGAAGGCCCACCTCAACCCGGGCGGGGTGCTCGTCGTGAACTCAGCCCACCCGGAGGGCTCGACAGCGCTGGAGAAGGTCCTCACCGCAACGCTGCGCACCTCGTTCGGCGAAGCCGTCTGGCGCTCGGACTCCGGCCCGACCAACACCCACCTCGTCGCGACGGCCGACCCTGAGGCCGATCCCGCCGCCAACCTCACCGCCACCGCCGAGTCGCAGCCCGCCGACTTGGCCGGCGCCCTCACCGACTCCGCCTCCCGGCTCGAGCCGGGCCTCCGGGGCGGGACGGTCTACACCGATGACGTCGCGCCGGTCGAGTGGCTCACCGACCTGAGCCTGCTCGAGGTCGCCTGATCCGCTCGGGCGCTTCACCTCCCCGATCGGGGTCTTGCGCAGGCACCCGACGCACACCTGGTCGGGCGCGACCTTGCTGAGCCGGCGCGGCGGCAGCACGTGCCAGGTGCCGAGCCGGCGGCCGCACACGGTCAGGACGTACCCGTTGCTCTTCTTGGCCGAACGAAGGTGCCAGAAGCTGCCCCGGTCGGTCCGGTAGACCAGCGGGTCTTTGGCCAGGACCGGCGGTTTCCCGCTGGACCGCATGCTGAGTCTGTCGTCTACGAACACGAATTCCCCCCAAGGAATGTCGATGGCTCTCGTCGTTTGAGTGCCTCGAGACGCCGGTTCACGACTGGGCCATGCGCCCAACGCCCCGAGACGACTTCGACCATAAGTCCACTCATTGCAACGGGTCAAGGCGGAAAGGGTGGGGCTATGCGGCTATTCGGGATCTGTACGGCTCAGTAACGTGTTCTCCTATGAGCAACCCCCGTCCGCGCGGCCTGCCGAAATACCTCCACGTGGCCGACTATCTGCGGGCCCAGATCGACGACGGCACCTATCTGCCCGGCGAGCGTCTACCGACCGAGCCCGAGCTGATGGACACCTTCCCCTACGACCGCGCCACGATCCGGCGCGGCCTGGCGGTGCTGCGCAACGAGGGCCTCATCACCAGCGAGCAGGGTCGTGGCGTCTTCGTACGCGACGCCACCAAGACCCGCTACGACCTGATGAGCATGCTGATCACCGACCCGAGCCACCCCGCGAAGCCCGACGCGGCCTACCACCAGCCGCCGCGCGGACCGGACGATGGCATCTCCGTCGAGCACTCCTACGAGGTCATCCCGGCCGGCGAGAAGCTCGGGGAGGCCTTCGAGCTCGACCCGCGCAGCGAGCTGCTCAGCACCACCTACACGTTCTTCATCAGCGGCGACACCGCCGAATACCGC from Nocardioides luteus includes:
- a CDS encoding type II toxin-antitoxin system VapB family antitoxin gives rise to the protein MIFKRVGDSRPYPDHGLTTKGWAALPPRTVRLDELVTTKDTLQLVALLNEDSTFFGDLFAHVVEWNGELYLEDGLHRALRAALQQRNVLHARVHTLG
- a CDS encoding LytR C-terminal domain-containing protein, translated to MLDSALTGLRTFIILAVLAAAVALAGAWGWKAMTAPFPQKVDVGPCVDTSVKKGSEVYPSQVVVTVLNASTRAGLATRAMTDLVDEGFVKGRTGNAPSGTRLKTVEVWTPDKDAPSAALVASWLGDAKIVEKKYDVPGIVVVTGENFPEVTGGDKTVTAKADATICSPPVE
- a CDS encoding potassium/proton antiporter, whose amino-acid sequence is MSFDVHQLDMFVLIGSLVTLLAILAVRVSTKAGLPSLLIYLLMGVLLGESVLGIRFDDAAVAHAIGFGALALILAEGGLTTSWKDVRPSFGLGLMLATVGVVVSIGIVAVGAHYLLGLSWQLAFLLGAVTSPTDAAAVFSVLRVVPLPKRLTGVLESESGLNDAPTVVIVTLIASGAIGENHPVVVAGIVIGELLLGIVIGLLVGFGGAWLMRRAALPSAGLYPLAVLTLAFLAYGGSSWLHGSGFAAIYVAALVLGNTDLPHRGATRSFAEGVAWLAQIGLFVMLGLLLSPGRIDLQTIGLALAAGLILTFLARPASVLVSTLVSRMSWRETVFVSWAGLRGAVPVVLTTIPLAEGVDGAEELFDLVFVMVVVYTLLTGPTLPWVARVLAVARPDDPRSLDLDVAPLEQIAADLIQLRIPRESRLHGVEVGELRLPSGSSVSLLIRGGQTLVPESTTVLRARDVVLVVVPRHQREQAERRLELVSRKGRLAGWLR
- a CDS encoding aminotransferase class I/II-fold pyridoxal phosphate-dependent enzyme; translation: MDMLERAAQRQRTYADLISLTSGQPSTGAPQAVTAEAVRLLQSGDPLGYTPATGILELRQAIAGHHRAWHGIEVSPEDVIVTTGASGGFLASFLAAFDVGDKVAMARPSYPCYRNVLAALGCEVVEIPTGAAERFQPTVEQVQELHERVGLKGLVVASPANPTGTMLRPEELAGLARCCEEAGIQLISDEIYHGLTYGGDGSRGRSAWETSRDAVVFGSFSKYFSMTGWRIGWLLAPAHLRRAIDVLVGNFTICPPALAQHAAVAAFTPDAYAELDSHVTRYATNRSVLLDGLRSLGVTEMAPADGAFYVYADVSRWTDDTMAWCHQVLDRTGVAMAPGIDFDPVDGHRFVRLSFAGSAAEIEQGLDRLSTVLR
- a CDS encoding MerR family transcriptional regulator; this translates as MSGLKGLVNIGDFARATGLTPKALRLYDDLGLLPPAEVDPHSGYRRYTSDQVGLARLVATLRLVGMPLARIREILDMPAAAAAAEVERYWRQVEADTATRRTMVSILVHAMRNEARPMTTTTERLHAEFGVSHEQGGRATQQDAILVTPELIAVADGFGDRDDLAGAVLTAYAAGGLTSAIQEVFAEVPKSGTTLTAIDLHGSVARITHIGDARVYLVRDGDVRQVTHDHTVVAAMVEAGQLTLDEARSHEHRALLNRALVPGVVADEITLDLLPGDRLVLSTDGVHSYVDDLAALITAEAGPQEIADAVAAAVVAAGEPDNHTIVVADLA
- a CDS encoding MarR family winged helix-turn-helix transcriptional regulator; the encoded protein is MADHVSTVMAQWERERPDLDITPQAVIARLHRLALRLTDELVQVYAQHGLGEGEFDVLATLRRQGAPYALTPKELGEQTMVSSGAVTKRVDRCLAQGWVSRGRRDEDGRGRRITLTESGRELIDAAFTDHIANEHRLLAVFTATERRSLARLLEKWAEQTGA
- a CDS encoding DMT family transporter; its protein translation is MESRLVTLALTAIAPVAWGSGYFVTATFLPPDRPLFGAVVRALPFGLLLLALRPGLVHGSWWWRTTALGLLNFAAFFALVFVAAYRLPGGLAATLTAVSPIVVMLLAWAFAGERPRAGSLAAGVVGAVGVALLVLRGGASLDLVGVLAAFASVAVFSTGFILVKVWQPPVGLLTFTAWQLVLGGLVLAPVALLVEGPPPTLDLPAVGGYAYIGIVGTVVAYAVWFRGARRLPAAAVSLVGLLNPVAGILIGLVLAGEHLTPVSALGMALVLGGVLLGQPAVLDRIRARRTPRPGPCADVGVAG
- a CDS encoding spermidine synthase; its protein translation is MKMRARALELLVFTVGAGTLGSEMAAARLLAPWFGDSTIVWANTIATVLVALAIGYSVGGRIADRNPHPSGLAKIVLVAAALLAAVPFIADPFLPLAVKAVDQLSIATFAGSLVGVGVLLAIPLFLLGIVSPYAVRLSVEAVEDAGHAAGRLYAISTVGSLVGTFAASLFLIPVVGTRRTFLIFALCMAVCAIPHLVKRRLPAAVVPVAILALIAFPTGSIKTLTSNGGEVIWEKETEYQYARVVEYDDGTRYLELNEGHAVHSVYTEGEWLTGAYWDEMLSLSYAGAEAPKSVAILGSAAGTTARQFGHFAPETRVDAVEIDEDVTKVGQELFDLQDQPNLHLHTADARPWLQKQTRKYDAIMVDAYHQPYIPFYLTTKEFFALAKAHLNPGGVLVVNSAHPEGSTALEKVLTATLRTSFGEAVWRSDSGPTNTHLVATADPEADPAANLTATAESQPADLAGALTDSASRLEPGLRGGTVYTDDVAPVEWLTDLSLLEVA
- a CDS encoding GntR family transcriptional regulator, whose protein sequence is MSNPRPRGLPKYLHVADYLRAQIDDGTYLPGERLPTEPELMDTFPYDRATIRRGLAVLRNEGLITSEQGRGVFVRDATKTRYDLMSMLITDPSHPAKPDAAYHQPPRGPDDGISVEHSYEVIPAGEKLGEAFELDPRSELLSTTYTFFISGDTAEYRTTAYIPYPLVIDTPLATPSDDWPQPPIKDLLATVGVKVTTVAMDIESRMPTPQETFDLQIPDGTPVLSDRRRFLADDRVVCITDSVGVADRIVYGLDLKLQ